The genome window AGGGGTTTGCTGTGGGGTTGCAGATTCACCACCGATGTATCTCGACAGAACAGGCGCGAGAAGCCTGAAGTACTTCGCCAACCTGCCTGAATGGCTTTACCCCTTCGTCAAGCCCTTTGGAAGGCTATTCAGCGGGAGGACGGAGGACACCATCAATCTGGCGGAGAGAGTGAAGAAGCCGCTCCTGCTCATAGCGGGTGAGAAAGATCCCCTCGTGGGGGTGGGTGAGGTTAGGGAGTTCTACGAGCACAACAGGAAGGTCAACCCCGACGTTGAGCTCTGGGTTACCGATGCTTCCCATGTCAGGACGCTGGAGTTCCATCCCGAGGAGTGGAAGGCCAGGGTCGGGGACTTCCTGAAGAGACACCTCTGAGGGGCAAACTTTTTAGCCATTCCTTCTTTTCACCTCTGATGAAGTCCTCCGGAAAGGTCATCACCATCGTGTTCCTTGTGTTCCTCGCCTCTTCTTCGCTCGTGAGGCCCGCCTACGTTCCGGCCTTTGGCCACTTCGTAATTCTCCTCCACGATGTCAGCCCGGGCTACATGGAGCAGTTGCGGGAGATAACGAACGTAATAAGCGCGTACGGCTTCCAGAACGAGACGTATCTCCTCGTGATTCCAAACCACGGCGGTGAAAAGCCCCTGTGTAAATATCCTGCATTTGTAAGGTTCCTGGAAATGCTCGAAAGGGAGGGTTATCATATCGAGCTTCACGGTTACAACCACATTGGAGAAGAATTCAACTGCAACGCGAGCACGGCGGAGGAGAAGCTTGAGCTTGGTTTAAGGGAGTTCAAAAAATGCGGTCTGCCTTTTCCTGAGTACTTCATTGCCCCAAGGTACAGTATGTCAAGCGATGCCCTCGGCGTTCTCCTGAGCCACAACATAACCGTCATAGGGAAGGACTTCATTTACTTCCCCGATGGCCGGATCGAGCCGGTTTACAACCACGAGTACACATGGTACATCCCCGATTTTCTCGTTCCATACCAGCTTTTGAGCGCGGAGAGTGCTTACTCCCATATTAACGGCACTTTCATTCTCTCCGTTCATCCGGTGGCAGTCAACAACGACGCGGGAATGACCTTCTTGAGGAGGTTCCTGCGGTTCGTGAGGAAAAAAGATTGGAGCTAACCGAGCCTCTTCACGGCCCAGTTGTAGAGGAGCACCGCAATCAAGAGAATTCCAAAGGCACTCACGGAGAGCCAGAGGATGCCGGGCAGGACTTCACTAGCAGGCCTATGATAAAGTTCGAGCAGTCGGAGTCCCTTGAGCGCGCTGCCAAGCGGGAAGTAGTTGACTATGGGCCTTGCCCAGTCCGGTAGGGTTGCCTCGGGTATGACGATGCCAGCAAGAAACAGGAGAGGCATCGATATCAGGTTGACTATCGTGTTGGTTGCCTTTATGCTCCTCGTTGCCATTGCTATTGCCAACCCGAGGCTCATCGAGAAGACCGCCGCGAGGAATATCAGGACCCAGCCCGGGGGGCTTGGAAAGATCGTTTCCCCGAAGACCAGCTTCGCGTAGGCTATACCCGCAAGTATGCTGATGGTTACAATGGTAAAGGTCGAGAGCACCTTTCCGGCCAGAAAGTCCCAGGCCGTTGCCGGTGAGGCCGCTATCCTCCTGAGGGTCCCGTGCTCTATCTCTTCAAGCGTCCCCGAGCCTATCAACAGCATGGTCGCGAAGAGGAACTGAATTCCAATGAAGCTCGTGACGTAGAACTGAATTGGGGATGGGGCATTCCCGGTAACGTTTTTCTCCTCCACCTCAATGGGGTTCACCAGGCCGAGAAGGTACGCCTTGCCATCTTCAACGGTGAAGTTGTCCCCAAAATTCGAGGACATGTACTTCCCCATATAGGACAGGGTGATGTTCAGTCTCCTCACGGCCATCTCATGCCTAAACTCCGAGAGGAAACCCTTCACCGTTCCGCTTACTACCTGATACTTCTGGGGGTCGCTTCTATCGAAGTACGCATAAATCCTGATGGGAAGACCTTCGGAGACGTTCTTTTCAAAGCCCCTGGGAAATACAAGGAGTGCGTCTATCCGTCCCTGGTTGATGGCTTCCATACCTATCTTCTCGCTCCCATACTCTCTGATCTTAAAGACGTGAACTCCGTCAATGGTGAAGTTTTCCATTGCAGCAACGACGTTTCCCGTCGTGAAGATGGCGCTCCCATTGGGGCAAACGACGCCGAGCTGAATCGTCACCGGCGGACTGTGACCGCCCCAGATTCCCCCGAGTAAGGTTATCCACATGAGGGGGAAGGCGAAGACCCAAAACATGGTCATTCGTTCCCTCTTTACCTCCTTCAAATCCTTTAGAATTATTCCTTTAACAACCCGTCTGTTCATTCCAGACCCCTCCCGGTGAGTTTGAGAAAAACATCCTCAAGGGTTGGTTCTTCGACCCTTATCGTCCTTATTTCGCTCTCCTCTGAGATGAGGGTTTCAACAACACGGGGAAGCAAGGTTCTGGCGTTTTCCACTGAAACCCTGAGTATGTTCCCACGCTCTATTACCCTAGGAAACTCCCTTCTCACGAGTTCAACCCCCCTTAAACTCCCTTCTATGTGAAGAACACTCTCCCTCCCAGCCAGGGACTTCAGTTCGTCAGGTGTTCCCACGGCAATCACCTTCCCCTCGTTCATTATAGCCACCCTGCTGGCCAGGGCATCGGCCTCCTCCATGTAGTGGGTCGCGAGCAGAACCGTTCTCCCCTCGTACTGGAACCGTTTTATTCTCCCCCACAGCTCTCTTCTCGATGGAACGTCCAGCCCTGTGGATGGTTCATCCAGTATGAGGATTCTAGGCTCGTAGAGGAGTGCTACGGCGAGGCTGAGCTTCCTCTTCA of Thermococcus sp. contains these proteins:
- a CDS encoding ABC transporter ATP-binding protein, with translation MKAIKINGLKKSYGEFFALKGVSIEVEEGEVFALLGPNGAGKTTLIRILTEGLGYDSGEIKVFGKHLSKETARLIGYVPQESVAYDLLTVRENLDFYADIYNAPPSRIPKLIEEFSLPPEKKAKELSGGMKRKLSLAVALLYEPRILILDEPSTGLDVPSRRELWGRIKRFQYEGRTVLLATHYMEEADALASRVAIMNEGKVIAVGTPDELKSLAGRESVLHIEGSLRGVELVRREFPRVIERGNILRVSVENARTLLPRVVETLISEESEIRTIRVEEPTLEDVFLKLTGRGLE
- a CDS encoding ABC transporter permease, which translates into the protein MNRRVVKGIILKDLKEVKRERMTMFWVFAFPLMWITLLGGIWGGHSPPVTIQLGVVCPNGSAIFTTGNVVAAMENFTIDGVHVFKIREYGSEKIGMEAINQGRIDALLVFPRGFEKNVSEGLPIRIYAYFDRSDPQKYQVVSGTVKGFLSEFRHEMAVRRLNITLSYMGKYMSSNFGDNFTVEDGKAYLLGLVNPIEVEEKNVTGNAPSPIQFYVTSFIGIQFLFATMLLIGSGTLEEIEHGTLRRIAASPATAWDFLAGKVLSTFTIVTISILAGIAYAKLVFGETIFPSPPGWVLIFLAAVFSMSLGLAIAMATRSIKATNTIVNLISMPLLFLAGIVIPEATLPDWARPIVNYFPLGSALKGLRLLELYHRPASEVLPGILWLSVSAFGILLIAVLLYNWAVKRLG
- a CDS encoding DUF2334 domain-containing protein; amino-acid sequence: MKSSGKVITIVFLVFLASSSLVRPAYVPAFGHFVILLHDVSPGYMEQLREITNVISAYGFQNETYLLVIPNHGGEKPLCKYPAFVRFLEMLEREGYHIELHGYNHIGEEFNCNASTAEEKLELGLREFKKCGLPFPEYFIAPRYSMSSDALGVLLSHNITVIGKDFIYFPDGRIEPVYNHEYTWYIPDFLVPYQLLSAESAYSHINGTFILSVHPVAVNNDAGMTFLRRFLRFVRKKDWS